The sequence below is a genomic window from Mycobacterium spongiae.
GTGCGAACGACTCACGCTGGGTCGATGCCGGACACACGCTGGTGAAATGTCCCCAAAACCAGGGGGTCGGGTTAGATTTCGTCAGGGAGCGTGAGTACGGTCGTCTGCGCTGGCCTCAGTACCCGGCTGAGACAATTGACGATCGATTGTTATCGATGAGAGACGGAGGAATCGTGGCCCTTCCCCAGTTGACCGACGAGCAGCGCGCGGCCGCGTTGGAGAAGGCTGCTGCCGCACGTCGAGCACGAGCAGAGCTCAAAGATCGGCTCAAGCGCGGCGGCACCAACCTCACACAGGTGCTCAAAGACGCCGAGAGCGACGAAGTCTTGGGCAAGATGAAGGTATCTGCTCTGCTTGAGGCGTTGCCAAAGGTTGGCAAGGTCAAAGCGCAGGAAATCATGACCGAACTCGAGATTGCGCCGACTCGTCGCCTCCGCGGCCTCGGAGATCGTCAGCGCAAGGCGCTGTTAGAGAAGTTCGGTTCCGCCTAGCTCGCCGACGATGCAGGCCGGACGGTCTGAGGAGGAGGCGAGCAATCAGGTCGAGCTCGCCGACGATCCAGGCCGGACGGTCTGAGGAGGAGGCGAGCAATCAGGTCGAGCTCGCCGACCCAAGCCGATCACGCAGGCCGGACGGTCTGAGGAGGAGGCGAGCAATCAGGTCGAGCTCGCCGACCCAAGCCGATCACGCAGGCCGGACGGTCTGAGGAGGAGGCGAGCAGTCAACCCGAGCTCGCCGACCCAAAGCCGATCACGCAGGTCAGCTAGCCTGACCTGAGGGTAGCGACCCGGGAGTGCCAGTGAGCGCCAGCGGGGGACCGGATGCTGAGCAGGCCGCAGCTCGCGAGCCTGCCAGTGCAGGACGTGTGGTCGTCCTGTCCGGTCCCTCTGCGGTCGGCAAAACCACCCTGGTCCGGTGCCTGCGTGAGCGGATTCCGAACCTGCATTTCAGCGTCTCGGCCACGACGCGTGCGCCGCGGCCCGGTGAGATCGACGGCATCGACTACTACTTCGTCACCCCCACCCGATTCCAGGAACTCATCGACCAGGGAGAGCTGCTGGAATGGGCTGAAATCCACGGTGGCCTGCACCGATCGGGTACCTTGGCCGAGCCCGTGCGGGCCGCGATGGCGGCCGGCGTTCCGGTGCTCGTCGAGGTTGATCTGGCCGGGGCCAGGGCGGTCAAGAAGGCAATGCCCGAAGCCATTACCGTGTTTGTGGCGCCGCCCAGTTGGGCTGACCTGAAAGTTCGGCTCATCGGACGAGGTACCGAGACTGAAGAAGTCATCCAACGGCGCCTGGACACGGCAAGGATGGAACTGGCAGCTCAAGACGACTTCGACGAGGTCGTGGTGAACCGCCGATTGGAATCCGCGTGTGCCGAATTGGTATCCTTGCTGGTGGGAACTGTGCCTGGACCGTCGTGAGCCGCCTAGCCAGACCGGAGCCAGAGCAGACCCAGCACGAGGTTCTAGCCGTTTCGCAAAGGTTCTACGTCGCCAGGAGATTGTATTAAGTGAGTATTCCGCAGTCCGACGGGTCGCTAGCCGCTGTCCCTGCCGTGGATCAGTTCGATCCGTCGAAGGGTGGCGCAGGCGCATATGACACCCCCCTGGGCATCACCAACCCGCCCATCGACGAGTTGCTGGACCGCGTCTCGAGCAAGTACGCGCTGGTGATCTACGCGGCCAAGCGGGCGCGCCAGATCAACGACTACTACAACCAGCTCGGCGAAGGCATCCTCGAATACGTGGGTCCGCTGGTCGAGCCCGGGTTGCAGGAGAAGCCGTTGTCGATAGCAATGCGCGAGATCCACTCCGACCTGCTCGAGCACACCGAGGGCGAATAACAAGGCGGGGCCGGAGGTGATGGACCGCAAGCGGATCGTCGTCGGTGTCTCCGGAGGTATCGCCGCCTACAAGGCCTGCACCGTCGTTCGTCAGCTCACCGAGGCCGGCCATCATGTCCGGGTCATTCCCACCGAATCCGCGCTGCGATTCGTCGGGGCAGCAACCTTCGAGGCCCTATCAGGCGAGCCGGTGCGCAGCGGTGTTTTTGACGACGTTCCGGCCGTACCGCACGTTCATATCGGTCAGCAGGCCGACCTGGTCGTGGTCGCGCCGGCGACGGCGGACCTCCTGGCGCGGGCCGTGGCCGGCCGTGCCGATGACCTGCTGACTGCAACGCTGCTCACCGCTCGGTGTCCCGTGTTGTTTGCGCCAGCGATGCACACCGAGATGTGGCTGCACCCCGCCACCGTCGACAATGTGGCCACGTTGCGTCGCCGCGGCGCCGTGGTGCTGGAGCCGGCGTCCGGGCGGCTCACCGGCGCCGATAGCGGTGCCGGCCGACTTCCCGAGGCTGAGGAGATCACCACCCTGGCCCAGCTGCTCCTGGAACGTCACGATGCCCTGCCCCATGACCTTGCGGGCCACAAGCTGCTGGTGACCGCCGGTGGCACTCGCGAGGCGATCGATCCGGTGCGCTTCATCGGCAACCGCAGCTCCGGTAAGCAGGGCTACGCGGTTGCGCGGGTGGCGGCGCAGCGCGGCGCTGAGGTCACGCTGGTAGCCGGTCACACCGCGGGGCTTGTCGACCCCGCTGGTGTCGAGGTAGTGCACGTTAGCTCCGCACAGCAACTCGCCGACGCGGTATCCAAGCACGCGCCCACCGCCGACGTGCTGGTCATGGCGGCAGCGGTTGCCGACTTCCGGCCCGCGCAGGTCGCCACCGCCAAGATCAAGAAGAGTGATGGCGTCGAGGGGCCACCAACCATCGAGTTGGTGCGCAACGACGACGTACTGGCCGGCGCGGTTCGGGCTCGCGCCCATGGTCAACTGCCCAACATGCGGGCCATCGTAGGATTCGCGGCCGAGACTGGCGACGTCAACGGCGACGTGCTTTTTCATGCCCGAGCTAAACTGAGAAGCAAAGGCTGCGATCTGTTGGTCGTCAACGCCGTCGGCGATGGGCGGGCCTTTGAGGTGGACAGCAACGACGGCTGGCTGCTGGGTTCCGATGGCACGGAGTCTGCACTACAGCACGGATCGAAGACGTTGATGGCGAGCCGCATCGTCGATGCGATCGTGATGTTCTTGGGCGGCGAAAGCGGAGTAGCGGAGCCGTGAGCTAGGTTCTGTACGGCTCCTGGACAGGTGCTGGGCGAACGCTTGATCGACGAACTGAGAATGATGCCGAAGTATATAATTCGGTTAACTAATTATCGGAAGGATGAAGAGTAGTGAGCGAAAAGGGGCGGCTGTTTACCAGTGAGTCGGTGACAGAGGGACATCCCGACAAGATCTGTGACTCAATCAGCGATGCGGTCCTCGACGCGCTTCTGGCGCAGGATCCCCGCTCACGTGTTGCAGTCGAGACTCTGGTAACCACAGGTCAGGTGCACGTGGTGGGTGAGGTGACGACGACGGCAAAAGAGGCCTTCGCGGACATCCCCAACACCGTGCGTGAACGCGTTCTCGAGATCGGCTACGACTCGTCCGACAAGGGCTTCGATGGGGCATCTTGTGGGGTGAACATTGGCATTGGTGCGCAGTCGCCCGACATCGCCCAGGGGGTCGACACGGCCCACGAGGCGCGTGTCGAAGGCGCGGCCGACCCGCTGGACTCTCAGGGCGCCGGTGACCAGGGCCTGATGTTCGGCTATGCCATCAACGACACCCCGGAATTGATGCCCCTGCCTATCGCGCTGGCGCACCGGTTGTCGCGGCGGCTCACGGAGGTCCGCAAGAACGGCGTGTTGCCATACCTGCGCCCCGATGGCAAGACCCAGGTCACGATCGCCTACGAGGGCAACGTCCCGGTGAAGCTGGACACCGTCGTCGTCTCGACTCAGCACGCGGGCGATATCGACCTGGTGAAGACGCTGGATCCCGACATCCGGGAAAAGGTGCTCAACAGCGTGCTCGATGACCTGGCCCACGAAACCCTGGACGCGTCGTCGGTACGTGTGCTGGTGAATCCCACCGGCAAGTTCGTCCTCGGCGGTCCGATGGGCGACGCAGGGCTCACCGGCCGAAAGATCATCGTCGACACCTATGGCGGCTGGGCGCGCCACGGTGGCGGCGCCTTCTCCGGTAAGGATCCGTCCAAAGTGGACCGTTCCGCGGCTTACGCGATGCGCTGGGTAGCCAAGAACGTGGTCGCCGCAGGGCTGGCGGAGCGGGTCGAGGTGCAGGTGGCCTACGCCATCGGTAAGGCTGCCCCCGTGGGCCTGTTCGTGGAGACATTCGGCTCGGAGGCAGTTGACCCGATCAAGATCGAAAAGGCCATCGGCGAGGTGTTCGATCTACGGCCCGGCGCGATCATCCGCGACCTGAACCTGCTGCGCCCGATCTACGCGCAGACGGCCGCTTACGGGCATTTCGGCCGCACCGACATCGAACTTCCGTGGGAGCAGCTCAACAAGGTCGACGACCTCAAGCGCGCCATCTAGTCTTGGCGCGGGCTCGGGGCCTCCTGCAGGGGGATACCCGCGAGTTTGCGCGACCAGCTGTCCGCGGTGCGGATTGGTGGCGACGCTGCACCGCGCAGCGGGTCTGCTACCGTGCAGGCTCGGCGTTGGCTTGGCACTGGGCTCATCTGCCGTCAACCCACCACCCACCCGGCAGTAGCCGGTCGGCATCCGATGAACGGCGATGTACCGGACACGACGGACTCGCGATCAATCCCGATATGTTGGTTGTGCGTCAGCCTCGCGGGCTTGCGCGGGTGACCTCGTCCAGCACCTCTCGCAGGTGAACCAGAATCCACAGGTGCCCTTGCCCGGGCACGATGTTGGCCTGACAGGACGGGATGACGTCGCTCAAGTATTTTCCCATTGCAGGTGGAACGCTCCGATCCAGCTCGCACGACCACAGCAGGACCTCGGTGCGGATCTGGTCTAACGCAAAGCCCCAGGGACGCCCGTGATTGGCGGCCATGTCGTCGACCATCCCCGCTGCGCCACCGCGCACCGCTTCGGCGAAGTCTTTGACCAGCATCTCGTGAATCTCCGGTCGGGCGAGGATGGCTTTGTCCACGTCGTGAATCTTGTACTTCATGGTGTCGAGGTATCGCCGCGGATGGCGTCGGATAACTGCCGCCAGGAATCGGGTGTTCGCGCTGGACAGCCAAGGCACATACCACGTCAGTTTCATGAAGAACCGGTTGGTGCCGCTGATTCCGTCGAAGACGCCAGGAGCGTCGGTCGGTGCGGGAGATGAGACGATGCCCACCGTCGTCAGGCGCTGCGGCATCTTCCAGGCGCACGCCAACGCACCGGGACCGCCACCGGAGATACCGACGATCGCGAACCCGGGGATGGCTAACGAATCTGCCAGTGTCTCAACGTCATTCGCCCAGTCCAGGAGCGTGCGACCCGGGTTGGGATCGGAGCCGCCGTAGCCGGGACGATCCGGCGCGATGATTCGCACGGCGGGCGGAAACGAACCATCGGGCAGCATGCCCCAGCTAAGACGCGTGCCCGGAAGTCCGTGGAAGACGAAGACGGGAACACCCGCACCGTCGCCATACTCCGCATAGGCCAACCGCCGATCGCCGGACACCCGAATCGCAGCATCGATTCGCGGCACCATCACAGCGACTGTCCTGTGTGGAAGGTCAGGCGATTGCTCGTCACTAGGCGCTGAATCGGTAGTTGTCGAGATCGAAATGGCGACTGCGCCAGTAGGCCTCCACAGTAGTGGTGGGGCGCAGCGGGACGTCGCCGTTCTTGTCAAAGTAGTAGCTGTTGGCCCGCCGGCAGCTGTCCTGCCAGAAGACCTGGCGGTAGCGCCGGCGCATCACTTCGGCGAAGTAGCGGGCGTTGGCTTCCTCGGTCACCTCGACCCGGGTCGCGTCGTTGCGCCGGGCCCGTCTCAGGCAGCGCACGATGTGGTGCGTCTGGGTCTCGATGAGTGCGAAATACGATGAGCCGACGTAGCCGTACGGGCCGAACACGGTGAAAAAGTTCGGGTAGCCGGGAACGCTGACACCTTCGTATGCCTGCAGCCGGTGCTCGTCCCAGAACCGACTCAAGGATCGCCCGCCGCTTCCGGCGACGGCATAGGTCGGCACGTTGTCGGTGTCCATGACGCTGAAACCCGTTGCCAGCACCAGCACGTCGATCTCGTGGTTGTCGCCGTCGGTGGTAGCCACCGCGGTGGGCGTGATCTTGTCGATCGGCTCAGTGACCAGGCGAACGTTCTCGCGGTTGAACGTCGACAGATAGCTGTTGTGAAAGCCCGGCCGTTTGCAGCCCACCGCATACTGCGGGGTGAGCTGCTCGCGCACCGCCGGATCTTTGACCTGCTGGCGCAGATAGCGCCGGCCCGACGCTGCCATCCAGCGGGCCAGCGGAAACAGCTTGAAGTAGTGCGCCGCTATCGGGAAGGTCGCCTCGATCAATGCCTGGCTGAAGAAGCGATGGAGAGGACGACCCCCCGGAATTCGCAGCGCCCAGCGAACCGGCGCCGGTAGCGGGACGTCGAGTTTGGGGAAGCACCAGATCGGTGTGCGCTGAAATACCGTGAGGTGGGAAACAATTGGTGCAATCTCGGGAATGACCTGTACGGCCGAGGCGCCGGTGCCGATGATCCCGACGCGCTTGCCGGTCAGGTCCTCGTTGTGGTTCCAGCGCGCGGTGTGCATGGTGGCACCGTCGAACGAATCCACGCCGTCGATGTCAGGCAGTTTCGGTACTGTCAGAACACCACTGGCGCTGATCAGGAACCTGGCCGTGATTTCGCCGCCCGGGTCCGTTTGAACGCGCCACAGCCTGTGCTCGTCGTCGAAGTCAGCGGCGATGACCTTGGTGTTGAACCGGATCCGGGACCGGATGCCGTACTTGTCGACACAGTGTTCGGCGTACGCCCTCAGTTCATGCCCCGGTGCGTAGGTCCGCGTCCAGTCCGGACTCTGTTCAAACGAGTACTGATAGGAGAACGACGGAATGTCCACGGCAATACCGGGATAGGTGTTCCAGTACCAGGTGCCGCCGACGCCGTCGCCGGCTTCGACCACGAGGTAATCGGTGAACCCCGCCTGGTCGAGCTTGATGGCGGCGCCGATCCCGGAGAATCCGGCACCGACGATCAGGGTGTGGTAATTGGGTCTGCTATGCGATTGCGTGCTCATGAGCGTCTGCTTCCGATGAGGTGTACTCCGTGCTTGGGCCGCAGGGTCAGCGTTGCCTCGAGCTCGACAGGATGACCGGGCGCAAGCTCAAAAGTGAAGTGTTGACTCATGATTGCGGCTATCAGAACCATTTCCATCAGGGCGAAGCTTTGTCCGATGCAGATACGTCGACCGCCGCCGAATGGCAGATAGGCCGAGCGAGGGCGGTCCCTGGCGCTCTTCATGAACCGGCCGGGATCAAATCGCTCCGGGTCCGGCCACCAACGCGGGTCGTGGTGAATGTGGTGGATCGGAATGACGACCGTAGTGCCGCGGCGAATGTGATGTGTGTCAACGACGTCGTCGGCAATGGCCTCGCGTGCGATCACCCACACCGACGAATAGTAGCGTTGCGCCTCCTGAAGGCATGCGGTCGTCCAGATCAGCTTGCCCAGGTCATCGGCGGTAGGCCGGCGTGTCCCCAGGACGGTGTCGACCTCGGCGAGCATCCGGTCGCAGGGCTCGGGGTTAAGCGCCATCAGGTACCAGAACCACGACATAGCGTTGGCCGTGGTTTCGTGACCGGCGAGCATGAACGTGAGTGCCTCGTCGCGGACCCGCTGGCGGGACCAAGCTCCTCCGTCGGCGCGTAGCAAAACATTGAGAAGGTCAGCGCAGTCGGTGGGCCGTGCCAACCGCCAATCGATGACCGCGTTGACCGCGCGGTCGAGTTCCAGGGTGATCTCCTGCATTCCCCGCAGCGGTGGGGGTAGTTGCACGCCGGAGTAGACACACCAGAGCAACGCGTCGTAGACCGCCCGCGGCATGAGACCCCACAGCCCGAGTCGTTCCAGTTTTTCCGCCTGGCGCAGCCCGCGCGTGGCGAGATCGTTCATGGACTGGACCAGCGGCCCGAAATCTTGGCTGAACAGGGCATTGGCGACCACGCGCAAGGTCGCCTCGACCATCGTCTGGTGCATGTCGAACTGCTGGCCGCCGCCGGTGGGCAGTGCGGCGGTGACATCGGCGATCGGATCGATCATCAGGTTGACGAGCTCGTTGAGGTGGCGCCGGGCAAAGGTCGGGTTCAGGACGCCGCGGTGCGTGGCCCAGGAATCGCCCTCATCGGTGAGCAGGTTCAGACCCGCGGTGGCCCGGATCGGCCCGTATTCGTCGGACTTGACGTATTTCAGGCGCGCCTCGTGGAGCACGTGGTCGACGTAGTCCGGGTGGCTGATCGAGACAAAACGTCTTCCAGCACAACGGAATCTGGTGATATCGCTGCCACGCGCCCGACCCAGGAAGCCGTCGCCGAAGTCGAAGCCGATCGTGAGGGCCTCCCGGGTCATCGTCCAGGTGCGCAGCCGTCTGGCGGGTCCCTTGGAGGGCCGCTCGGCGGTCAGAGTGGCCATGGCTCCACTGTATGGGTGACATGGGCGGTCGGTAATGAGACGATGGGACAAAGAGTTGGGAATTTAGGACAGCTCATGGGAGGTTTGACCCCTGTCGGGGTGCCGGCCGACGTGCGGCATCCGGTTTATGCGACCCGGGTGTTGTGCGAGGTGGCCAACGAACGCGGGGTGCCTACGTGTGACGTGCTTGCGGGCACGGCGATCGAGCTGGCGGATCTCGATGACCCGGAAACCTTGGTCAGCGGCCTCGACGAGATCACCACGGTGCGCCAATTGCTGGCCCGGCTGCCAGATGACGCTGGCGTGGGGATCGACGTGGGCAGCCGGTTTTCGCTCACCCATATCGGGTTGTTCGGGTTCGCCGCGATGTCGTGTGCCACCCTTCGCGAGTTGTTCGCCATCGCCATGCGCTATTTCGCGCTGACCATGTTGCACATCGACATCACGCTGTTCGAAACCGCCGACGACTGCCTGTTCGAGCTGGAAGCCGGCCACTTGCCCGCCGACGTGCGGCGATTCTTCATCGAACGCGATATCGCCGGAATCATTACGACAACAATGAGTTTCACGCTTCCCGTGGCAGAGAAGTATGCCGAGCGGGTATCGGCAGAGCTGGCGGTCGATGAGGAGCTGATGCGTCCGCTGCTCGGGGTCGTCCCACTAAGCGATGTCGCATTCGGCCGCGCACACAACCGTGTGCATTTCCCGCGCGCGATGTTCGATGAGCCGCTACCGCAGGCTGATCGGCACACACTGGAAATGTGCCTCGCGCAATGCGATGTGCTGATGCAACGCAACGAACAACGTCGGGGAATCACCGCGCTGGTGCGTACCAACCTGTTCCGCGATTCTGGGATTTTCCCAACGCTTTCCGACATCGCTTCCGAGCTTGACATGCATCCTCGAACCCTGCGGCGCCGGCTTGCCGCGGAGGGCACGTCTTTTCGGGCGTTGCTGAACGAAGCCCGCTCGGCGGTAGCCGTCGACTTACTCCGGAACGTGGGGCTGACCGTGGAAGAGGTGTCCACGCGGCTGGGCTACACCGAAGTCTCGACGTTCTCGCACGCCTTCAAACGCTGGTATGGCGTTGCGCCTACCCGATACTCGCGACCGTCTGAGATGGTGCCGCCGTAACCTCCATGCACACCTGTTGGATGGCCCGGAATGTCCCCACGGGCCGGCGGGTGCCGGGGAGATGTCAGCCTGAGCACGCGTGGTCGCAGAGAAAACTCATCCCTGGACTGTAGAGGCGCCACCCTGCAGCGGCGGTCGGCTTGGCCGCGCGGGTGACAGCTGGAGTAGTCCATGCCAATCTTCGAACAGGTCCATGAGCACTGGACTGAGATTGACTACCACCATCCCCACGCCGCGACCAAGGCAGTGGATTGCCTCTTCTTTGGTTCCTACAACGGCAACCTCGATGCTGTCGGTCTCAGCGGCATAGGCGCCAATGGTGGTCACCATGTCACTCGGTGACGGATGCTCACCATCTACTGCGGTTGAGGAAATCTCCAGATCGGCGGGACCGCACATAATGCCGTCGATACCGGCAACGGCCACTATCTCACGCAAAGCGAAGTATCCCGCGGGGGACTCGATCATGGCGATAACGATGGTTCGTTCTGTCTCGGCACGCGCATGATCGGTCGCTGCGACGCGCCCAAACCGTCCCTTCCGTACGTAGTTGGAGAACCCGCGGCTACCCAATGGTGGATAGTGCGAGCACGACACAGCCCTACGAGCCTGCTCGGCGCTGTCGATGTGCGGAAAAACGATCCCCGTCGCCCCCAGATCGAGGGCACGCTGGACCAGCGCGGGTTCATCGTGGCCTACCCGGACAAAGACCGCGGTCCCGTGGATTTCTGCGGCCGTGATGCAGCGCTCGAGCAAAACGTAGTCGCCAGGTCCGTGCTCGCAGTCAAGAAACACGAAGTCCATGCCCGCTGCTGCGGCCATTTCCACGAGCGAGCCGGCAGTCGTGGGCAGCAATACACCGAGAGCCTGGCCCCCGCCCCGCAGATGAGCCCGCAAGCCACCACGCTCACCCATGAGGTCTCGCTGCGCCAGAACAATGTTGAAAACGCCAGCTGTGTCCGCTGATTGACACCAGCAGATCGCGGTCCTGTTCTGAGCCGCCCACAGCGATGAACAACGCTAATGTACTGATCGTTTCCTCCTGAAAGACGTCAATCACATCCCCGCTCTGCTCTTCGGCGGCTCGTCGATCGCGTTGTCTGCCGACGTGAGTGGATGCTACGGCACCGCCCCCAACGGATCGCAGTGACCGCTGAGCGCCCTGCGGGCCACACACGAGCGTCGAATGCCGAACCCAAATGCCGCTGGCGATGTCCACAGCGGATCAGATGATGCCGCAAAAGAATCGGTTCAACTGTCGCAGGGCAATCGCACTACCGCTGAGGCCGAACGATCCGCGGTCGTCCAGATTAGGAATGTAAAGCTTTCTTCAGCGCCGCCAGCCCGCGGTTGGTGGCATCGGCCGCGGCGGGCACGACGAGGCCGAAGTTGACGTAGCCGTGCACCATGGTGGGCTCGTTGTACAACTCGGCGATGACTCCTGCGGCCGTGAGCAACTCCGCATAGCGGGCTCCATCATCTCGCAGCGGGTCGTGTTCGGCGGTGCCGATGAACGCGGGAGGCAAGTCGGCCAGATCACCATTGCCCGGGGCGAGGGTGCTGGGTAGGACGGTGTGGTCACTGATGTCGAGGCCCGGCACATACCAGGTCAGGAAGGCGCCGATGACGTCGAGGTCAAGAATGGGAGCGGTGGCATTCTCGGTGAAGGACGGCAGTGAGAGGTCGCCCATGCACGATGGGTACCACAGCAACTGGAAGGCCAGCGCCGGCCCGCCGTGGTCGCGGGCCAGCTGCGCCATGATCGCGGAGATATTGCCGCCCGCCGAATCACCCGCGACGGCAATCCGATTCGGATCGCCGCCCAGCTCGGACGCGTGCTCGCCGACCCAGCGCAGCGCCGCCCAGCAGTCTTCGACCCCAGCTGGATGCGGATGTTCGGGCGCAAGCCGGTAGTCGACCGACACCACAATGGCCTCGGCGCCGACGGCATGGGCGCGGGCGACGGGGTCGTGGGTGTCGAGGTCGCCGAGTGACCAGCCGCCACCGTGGTAGTAGACCACCACCGGCACGGGGTCGGCGGTCGCGACCGGCGGCCAATAGACGCGGACCGGAATGTCGGTAAGCCCGTCGTAACCGACCGTGTGTTCTTCGATGCGCAGATCCGGCAGCATTTCCGGCGGGGCCTTGAGCTGACGAAGCCGTTCGCGCGCAACTTCGACGCCGTCGGCCGCGGTGAAGGTCAACGGGAAAGAATCAAGCAGCATCTGAAGGATGGGATCGATGCCGGGTCGGGTTATTGTCGGCTCCGTCATAGACATACCGTACGCACAACCGCAGCTACTCGTGCAACGCGACGCGCAACGCCGCCAGCCCGCGATTCAAAGCGGCCGTGGCTGCGGGCACCACGCCGGCGTAGCCGATGTATCCGTGTACCAGAGTCTTCGCGTTGTGCGCTTCGACCGCGACGCCGGCCGTAGCCAGCAGCTCGCCGTACCGTAACCCATCGTCGCGCAACGGGTCGTGACCGGCGACCCCGATGTAGGCCGGTGGCAAACCTGATAGGTTGCGCGCCCGGCCCGGAGCCAATCCCGGCGGCGGGTCAGACACATCGATGTCACCTGCATACCAACGGGAGAATGCTGCGATTGCCTTGGCGTCAAGGATCGCTGCTGTGGCGTTCTCCGTGAACGATGGCAGCGATCGGTCCCACATTGTGGAGGGGTACCACAACAACTGGAATAAAACAGGGGGACCGTCCAGGTCCCGTGAGCGCTGCGCGATGACCGCGGCGATGGTGCCCCCCGCTGAATCCCCTGCCACGGCAATCCGGGTGGGATCGGCGCCAATCTCGCGACCATGGTCGGCGACCCATAGCGTTGCGGCCCACGCGTCTTCGATAGCGGCGGGGTAGGGGTACTCGG
It includes:
- a CDS encoding HpcH/HpaI aldolase family protein — protein: MGERGGLRAHLRGGGQALGVLLPTTAGSLVEMAAAAGMDFVFLDCEHGPGDYVLLERCITAAEIHGTAVFVRVGHDEPALVQRALDLGATGIVFPHIDSAEQARRAVSCSHYPPLGSRGFSNYVRKGRFGRVAATDHARAETERTIVIAMIESPAGYFALREIVAVAGIDGIMCGPADLEISSTAVDGEHPSPSDMVTTIGAYAAETDSIEVAVVGTKEEAIHCLGRGVGMVVVNLSPVLMDLFEDWHGLLQLSPARPSRPPLQGGASTVQG
- a CDS encoding alpha/beta hydrolase, which codes for MTEPTITRPGIDPILQMLLDSFPLTFTAADGVEVARERLRQLKAPPEMLPDLRIEEHTVGYDGLTDIPVRVYWPPVATADPVPVVVYYHGGGWSLGDLDTHDPVARAHAVGAEAIVVSVDYRLAPEHPHPAGVEDCWAALRWVGEHASELGGDPNRIAVAGDSAGGNISAIMAQLARDHGGPALAFQLLWYPSCMGDLSLPSFTENATAPILDLDVIGAFLTWYVPGLDISDHTVLPSTLAPGNGDLADLPPAFIGTAEHDPLRDDGARYAELLTAAGVIAELYNEPTMVHGYVNFGLVVPAAADATNRGLAALKKALHS